From Nicotiana tabacum cultivar K326 chromosome 15, ASM71507v2, whole genome shotgun sequence, the proteins below share one genomic window:
- the LOC142169872 gene encoding uncharacterized protein LOC142169872, translated as MAGKGQGNNDPTSSRGREKGRKGKRRVENNTPSCPPFSEMPMSYPPPHGYTELPQHHEPYTFIQTPSLPSQGHRTIRPTYSPAASQPSASQPFTSHPHGSHPYISQPYGSHPSMSQPLGSQPSVSHPLGSHPAMSQSQGSQPSSSSTPSIAGLRLRGSSSDPPTPSSHASDTHASDGDDEVVHYDRYGRIIIVPEGDGFRPGNKTTKIITNAIRKLYDGPYATWTNCPFSLKE; from the exons atggcaggcaagggtcaaggtaacaatgaccctactagttctcggggtcgagaaaagggtaggaagggaaagaggagggtagaaaataatactccctcttgtccacccttttcagagatgcctatgtcttatcctccaccacacggctatactgagctgccacagcatcacgagccgtacaccttcattcagacaccaagtcttccatcacagggccataggactatacgtccgacatacagtccagctgcctcacaacCATCTGCATCGCAGCCATttacatcacatccacatggatcacatccctacatatcacagccatatggatcgcatccatccatgtcacagccactcgggtcacagccatcggtatcacatccacttgggtcgcatccagctatgtcgcagtcacagggatcacaaccatcttcatcatcgactccatctattgcaggccttcgcctgcgaggcagtagctctgacccgcctacaccgtcttcacatgcctctgatacacatgcttcggatggtgatgacgaggtagtgcattatgatcgatatggcaggatcatcatagtcccagagggtgatgg gttcaggccgggtaataagactacgaagataatcaccaatgccatcagaaagctttatgatggcccttatgcgacttggactaattgcccattctcactgaaggagtaa